The DNA window ATCCGCGGGCGGAGCCGGCACATCGAGCTTCAAATTGCCCGTGGTAACGACGTTGCGGCTGCCGAGCGCGGAGAAGCGCTCCGCATCCACATCCGATTGGGCGAGGCAGACGTCGAACCGGCCAAGCAGCGCGGAGATCGTGGCGGTAACCCTGCGCCATCGCGGGAACGAGCGATGCGACATCCGGCCGTTGATCAGGACCATCGGCAGCCGCCGCGCCGCGCTCGACAGGATCAGGTTGGGCCACAGATCGGATTCGATGAACAGCGCGAGACTCGGGCGCCAGTGATCGAGAAAGCGCGCGACATAGCGCGGAGAATCGTAAGGCACATATTGATGGATGATATCGGCGGGAAACCGCTTGGCGACGATCGCGGCCGAAGTCACCGTGCCAGAGGTCAGGAGGATGCGGATATTGAGCGCGCGCAGCTTCTCGATCAATCCCGCCGCGGCCAGCACTTCGCCGACGCTGGCGCCGTGAATCCAGACCAGCGGTCCGTGCGGCCGCACGTCGCGGCTCATGCCGCGGCGTTCGCCGATCCGGGCCGGATCCTCCTTGCCCTGTTTCAGCCGCCGCTTGATCAGCGCCGGCGCCAGCGGCACCATGACCACCGACAGCCTCTGGTAGAAGCGCAACGTCATCGGCAAGGTGTTAGCCATGACCCGCCTGTTCCGGACGACCGACCTGCGCGCAGGCGCGCCGGGTCGCTTCGTTCAGGTTGGCCTCCAGTGCCGCCCGCAGTTTTTCCATGGTCGCGGCATCGGCATCCGGCGGCACAATGATCGGTTCAATGCCCACCAATGCGCCTCGCCCGAATGGCAAATTGATGGTGGTGCGGTCCCAGTTGTGGAGGCGGATGAAACGGCTGGTCGCCATGGCGAAGGGCATGATCGGCCGTCCGGATTCCCGCGCCAGCATGATGATGCCCATCCCCGCGACGCGCGCGCGCTTCGGCACATCCGCGGTCGAGGCGACGTTATAGCCTTGCTCTAGCGCCTGCACCATCTCCCTGAACGCACCGACCCCGCCCTTGCGGTGAAACGCGCCGCCGTGATCGCCGGAGCCACGGATGGTGCCGATGCCGAGCCGTTCGACGGCGATGGCGTTGAACTCGCCGTCGCGGTGCCGCGAGATCAGCACCTTGGCGCGATGGCTCTCCTTGGTCTTGATGAACGGCGTCAGGAAATGCTGGCCGTGCCAGAACGCGAAGATCGCCGGAAGCTGGGGCTCGACGATTTCATAGATATCCGGCGGATCGAAACTGAATTTGTTGGTAAGCCAGACCAGCCGCAGCCACTCGGCCGCGAAAAAACCCACAGCGCGCTGGACCCAGCTGCTGCGCAGCACATTACGGAGCAACTTTTTCAACGGGCAGGCTTTGTGTCTTGACCTGGATCGAGCAGCCGGTGGAGGTGGACGACGAAATAGCGCATGTGGGCGTTGTCGACGGTCTGCTGCGCCTTGGCTTTCCACGCCGCGTAGGCGGTCGCGTAATTGGGATACACGCCGACGATTTCCACCTGATCGAGATCCTTGAACGTTGTGCTTTTGAGATCGGTCAGCTCGCCGCCGATGACGAGATGAAGCAATTGTTGCGGGGCACTATCTGGCATGGTCGCTTTTCCTAACGTTGTGCCCGGCAACCAGGATTTCCGACGCGAATCGAGCCCGCTCAGGGCAACGGACGGGTCCGAAAATGCTCGACAATGCGTGCATGACGATCGCGTCCCGCTGCCACCAGTACCCCGTGCGTCACCTCCCGGCGATTGTACGAGATCGTATCCCCCGAGAGCGCCGTCATATTACCATTCGCTTCCTGCACGATCAAATTGGCCGCGGCAAGGTCCCAGTCGCGGCTTTGGCCGCCGGCGAAAGCCGCATCGAGCGTCCCCTGCGCGACCCGGCACAGCCGAAGCGCCAGCGAGCCGATTCGCGGATAAAGGACAATTTCGTCGGGTGACGGGCTGAGCCGCTGGACCAGCGGTTTCGGACCGGCGATGCGGGAAAAATCCAGCTCGGTGCCCCCTGTCGCATAAACAGGCACATGGTTGCGCGCGGCGCCCCGCCCGCGCGCGGCAAGGAAAAATTCATCGGTGGCTGGCGCAAACACCACCGCCAGCACCGGCGATGCGTCCTCGACCAGCGCCACGCTCACGCACCAGTCTTCGCGGCCGGCGAGATAACCGCGGGTGCCGTCGATCGGATCGACAATCCATGTCAGGTGCTTGCCGAGACGCTGCTCGTCATCGGCGCTTTCTTCCGACAGCCAGCCGTACTGCGGCGTGGCGGACCGCAGCCGGTTCTCGAGCAGGTCGTTGACCCTGATATCGGCTTCGGACACTGGCGACGACGCGCCCTTGGTCCAGTTTTTAAGCTCGGTGCGAAACAGCGATAGCGCCAGTGCACCTGCCTCCCGCACGCTATCCCTCAGCAGCGCGACATCGCGCGCCAAAATCTCGTCCGGGCCGCTGCCGGCGCTAACGTCCGCCAAGCGTCAATCCCTCGATCCGAACTGTCGGAGCGTTGACGCCATAACGGAATTCCAGATCGTTGGCCGGTACCATGGATTTGAAGATTTCGAGCAGATGGCCCGCGATCGTCACCTCGCTCACCGCATAGGTGATCTCGCCGTTCTCGATCCAGAACCCGGATGCGCCGCGGCTGTAATCGCCGGTCACGCCGTTGACGCCGGAGCCGATCAGGTCGGTGACGTAGAATCCCTGTTTGATGTCCGAGATCAGCTCAGCCGGCGTGGGTTCGCCGGCTTCGAGGTGGAGGTTGTACGATCCCGGCGACGGCGATGAAGATACGCCGCGGTGGGCGTGGCCGGTCGTGACCAGTCCGAGCTCCCGCGCGGTCGCGCAATCCAATAGCCACGTTGTCAGCACGCCCTCATCGATGATGGCGAGCTTTTTGACCTTGACCCCCTCGGCGTCGAACGATTGCGAGCGCAACCCGCGTACCCGCAGAGGATCGTCGATGATGCGGATGTTCCTGGCAAACAGCTGCTCGCCGAGCCGGTCCTTCAGGAAACTGGTCTTGCGCGCGATCGAGGCGCCATTCACCGCACCCACGAGATGGCCGACCAGCGATCCGGATACGCGGGGGTCGAACACCACAGGGACCTTGCAGGTCTCGACCTTACGCGGATTGGCGCGCGCCACCGTGCGCTCGCCCGCTTTGCGGCCAACGCTTTCAGGCGAAGCGAGATCGGAACCGTGCGGCGCCGAGGTGAAATCGTAATCGCGCTCCATGCCGGTGCCGTCGCCAACGATCGCGGTCATCGAGATGCCCTGGCTCGAGCGCAGATAAGAGCCGTGGAAGCCGGTCGAGGTGACCAGCACCATGCCGCCAATTCCGGTCGAGGCCGAGGCGCCGCCTGATTTGGTGACGCCCTTGACCGCGAGCGCGGCCGCTTCGGCTTCGCAGGCGCGGCGCTCCAGTTCGGCCGTTGAAGGCACCTTGGGGTCGAGCAGATCGAGTTCGGGGAAATCGCGCGCCAGCAATGACGGATCGGCGAGACCGACAAATTTGTCGTCGGGTGCGACGCGGGCCATCGCGACGGCGCGCTCCGCCAGCCTTGCAATGCCGTCGCCGCTGATATCGTTGGTCGAGACCACCGCCTGGCGCTGTCCCACCAGCACGCGCAGCCCGACATCGTCGCCTTCCGAGCGCTCGGATTCCTCGACCCGTCCGTCGCGCACCTCGACCCCTTGCGACACGCCGCGCACCGCCACCGCGTCGGCGGCGTCGGCGCCCGCGTGTTTGGCCGCCTCGACGAGGCGCTGCGCCAGCGTGCTCAGTGCGGATTGGTCGAACAGGCCGGCGGTTGCGGCATCAGATGAAAGCGGCGAAGCAGTCGGTGGTGAAGCGATCACGAACAAAATCCCAACAATGAAGGAGGATTGAAGATGGGCCGGGATACAAATCGGCGAACCCTTCAGATGTGCCCGTTTCACGCGCACTTCAAGCATTTTCACGGGCCCGAAGCGAAAGAATTTCGAGGATACGGCAAGGTCTCGTCAATCATGCCGACCGATGCTGGGCAGGTGACCATCTTTTAACCAGCCTTTTTAAGGCAATACGGACACGGCTCGGCTACGGTCTCGCTATCGACCGGGAAGATAATCCCGGCGGGGAGATAAAGCCGTGAGGCGTCAAACAGCAACAAGCGGGATCAATCCCGCCGGGTCGAGCCGCACATTGCGGCTCGACCCTCTTTCTCTGCCGGTCAGCTTCGATGCGCACGATTCCCGCGCGGACGGCGGCGTGCGGAGTATCGAACTCCATCGCGAACGAGTGGTCCTGCGTCGTGCCCTGCGCGGCATGCAGATGGCGGTCAACGTTCGCGTCAGCGATTTTCTCGGCGTGGCGCTGCGCGGCATCGACGATGACGCCCAGATGCTGGTGCTCGTCCACCGCGATCCGTCGCTGACGATTCCCCTGTGCGTGAGTTCCGACCGCAACGAGATCGCAACCGCATGGCAGATGTGGAGCGACATCTTCGCGCTTCCGAAATTGCCGGAAGACAAGCCGGGCGAACCGGCGCAGCGGCGCCGGCGCCACAACGCGATCCGCTCGCGGCGGCCGAAATTCCTGGTGCGGCGGCGCGCCGGCGACTTGCTCAACCCCGCGAATATTCACGGGGGCGAGCACGAGATCATCGCAAGGGATTAGCGAAAACAATTTCATCTTGCGCGCAGGTTAACATGCGTTGACGGCACGCTGCGCTTTGCCCGCTACACGTTAGCTTTCAGCACCGCATCGACCAGCAATCCCGCGAACAGCAGCAGCCCCGCGTCGCGGTTGGATTTGAAAATCCGCAGGCACAGCGCGGGATCGCCGATCTGAAGGCGCAGGATCTGCCTGATCAGATGGCCTGCGAACGCGGCAAGCCCGATCCAGGCCGGGAAGCCGGCACCGGCCAGCGCGAGCGCCACGCTGATCAAGACCACCGCCAATCCATAAAACACCGTCAGTGCCTGACGGGTGCGTGTGCCGAACAAGAGCGCGGTGGACTTGATCCCGATCAGCGCGTCGTCCTCGGCGTCCTGGTGCGCATAGATGGTGTCGTAGCCGATCACCCACGCGATCGAGCCGGCGTAGAGCGCCAGGGCCGTCGCATCGATCCGGCCCAGCGTCACTGCGAATCCCATCAGCGCGCCCCAGGAGAACGCCAGCCCAAGCACGATTTGCGGCCACCAGGTAATCCGCTTCATGAACGGATAGATCGCGACGATGACAAGCGAGGCGATGCCGGTCGCCACCGCAAAGCGGTTGAATTGCAGCAGCACCGCCAGTCCGATCAAGGCCTGAACGACCAGAAAGGCCGCTGCCTGTGCGACGCTGACCTGTCCCGCCGGAATCGGCCGCGACCGCGTCCGCTCCACCAGTGCGTCGAGATCGCGATCGGCAATGTCGTTCCAGGTGCAGCCGGCGCCGCGCATGACAAATGCGCCGATCAGGAACAGCCCGATCGTGAGAGGCAATCGGCCGATAATGCCGGTGACGCCGGCGGCCAGCGCCGCCGACCACCAGCATGGTATTAGCAGCAGCCAGGAACCGATCGGCCGGTCGAGACGGGAAAGCCGAAGATAGGGCCGCGACCATGGCGGCGCGTGGGTGTCGACCCAATTGCCGGTCGCATCAGCAACGCGTGTCGCCGCGCCGCTCATGTGATCAGGGTCATCGCGTGAGGACGTTGCCGTTCAGGGTATCGAAGGTGCTGCCGCCCTTCTTCGAGGCGTTGGCCTCCGGAAGTGCTGCCGAAGAGCCCAGCACGTCGCTCAGGCTCGGGCCAGCCGGTCCTCTTTGCTGCTGCTGCGCCACCGCGCAGACTTTCTGCTGCATACCCTCGGTGTTCTTGTGGCCGGTTTTCAGCTGTTCCGTTATCTGCGGCGGAATCCCGCACTTCGCTGAATGGCTTTCGACGTATTTGATCATCTTGATTTCGGCCTGGCTGAAACTTCCGATCAGTTTGCAGGCCTCCTCCGGAGACGCGTGGCGGTCGCTGGCGGCCTTGATCAATTTGCCACGCTTTTCCGCATCTTCCCGCAGCGGAAGGAATCCCTTCATGCATTCCTCGGAAGCCCCAGCCTGCGATGGCGGGGCCGGGCCGCGCTCGAACGAGGAACCCGTGATGGGCGCCGCGCCGTTGACCGGAAATGAACTGGAAGGCGCGCCCACCGAAGCGCTCGGGGCCGCTCCATTCACCGGCGGAAACGCCGGATCGTTGGCCAGCGGCGCGGATTGATTGGGC is part of the Bradyrhizobium erythrophlei genome and encodes:
- a CDS encoding 3-deoxy-D-manno-octulosonic acid transferase; amino-acid sequence: MANTLPMTLRFYQRLSVVMVPLAPALIKRRLKQGKEDPARIGERRGMSRDVRPHGPLVWIHGASVGEVLAAAGLIEKLRALNIRILLTSGTVTSAAIVAKRFPADIIHQYVPYDSPRYVARFLDHWRPSLALFIESDLWPNLILSSAARRLPMVLINGRMSHRSFPRWRRVTATISALLGRFDVCLAQSDVDAERFSALGSRNVVTTGNLKLDVPAPPADAAKLERLMSVTRGRPIIVAASTHPGEEELLLAAHRALAGFFPSLLSVIVPRHAHRGEAIARTISASGLQVRLRSREELPTAATDIYLADTMGELGLFYRLAPIVFMGGSLVEHGGQNPIEAIKLGASIVHGPHVFNFTDVYEALDDAGGARRADTQEALVKQLGQLLADPVARESSVAASERVVEQLGGALDRTLAALEPYLLQLRLEMGAANA
- a CDS encoding lysophospholipid acyltransferase family protein, translated to MKKLLRNVLRSSWVQRAVGFFAAEWLRLVWLTNKFSFDPPDIYEIVEPQLPAIFAFWHGQHFLTPFIKTKESHRAKVLISRHRDGEFNAIAVERLGIGTIRGSGDHGGAFHRKGGVGAFREMVQALEQGYNVASTADVPKRARVAGMGIIMLARESGRPIMPFAMATSRFIRLHNWDRTTINLPFGRGALVGIEPIIVPPDADAATMEKLRAALEANLNEATRRACAQVGRPEQAGHG
- a CDS encoding DUF4170 domain-containing protein — its product is MPDSAPQQLLHLVIGGELTDLKSTTFKDLDQVEIVGVYPNYATAYAAWKAKAQQTVDNAHMRYFVVHLHRLLDPGQDTKPAR
- a CDS encoding 3'(2'),5'-bisphosphate nucleotidase CysQ; translated protein: MADVSAGSGPDEILARDVALLRDSVREAGALALSLFRTELKNWTKGASSPVSEADIRVNDLLENRLRSATPQYGWLSEESADDEQRLGKHLTWIVDPIDGTRGYLAGREDWCVSVALVEDASPVLAVVFAPATDEFFLAARGRGAARNHVPVYATGGTELDFSRIAGPKPLVQRLSPSPDEIVLYPRIGSLALRLCRVAQGTLDAAFAGGQSRDWDLAAANLIVQEANGNMTALSGDTISYNRREVTHGVLVAAGRDRHARIVEHFRTRPLP
- a CDS encoding TldD/PmbA family protein, coding for MIASPPTASPLSSDAATAGLFDQSALSTLAQRLVEAAKHAGADAADAVAVRGVSQGVEVRDGRVEESERSEGDDVGLRVLVGQRQAVVSTNDISGDGIARLAERAVAMARVAPDDKFVGLADPSLLARDFPELDLLDPKVPSTAELERRACEAEAAALAVKGVTKSGGASASTGIGGMVLVTSTGFHGSYLRSSQGISMTAIVGDGTGMERDYDFTSAPHGSDLASPESVGRKAGERTVARANPRKVETCKVPVVFDPRVSGSLVGHLVGAVNGASIARKTSFLKDRLGEQLFARNIRIIDDPLRVRGLRSQSFDAEGVKVKKLAIIDEGVLTTWLLDCATARELGLVTTGHAHRGVSSSPSPGSYNLHLEAGEPTPAELISDIKQGFYVTDLIGSGVNGVTGDYSRGASGFWIENGEITYAVSEVTIAGHLLEIFKSMVPANDLEFRYGVNAPTVRIEGLTLGGR
- a CDS encoding DUF6101 family protein, whose product is MRRQTATSGINPAGSSRTLRLDPLSLPVSFDAHDSRADGGVRSIELHRERVVLRRALRGMQMAVNVRVSDFLGVALRGIDDDAQMLVLVHRDPSLTIPLCVSSDRNEIATAWQMWSDIFALPKLPEDKPGEPAQRRRRHNAIRSRRPKFLVRRRAGDLLNPANIHGGEHEIIARD
- the ubiA gene encoding 4-hydroxybenzoate octaprenyltransferase, which translates into the protein MSGAATRVADATGNWVDTHAPPWSRPYLRLSRLDRPIGSWLLLIPCWWSAALAAGVTGIIGRLPLTIGLFLIGAFVMRGAGCTWNDIADRDLDALVERTRSRPIPAGQVSVAQAAAFLVVQALIGLAVLLQFNRFAVATGIASLVIVAIYPFMKRITWWPQIVLGLAFSWGALMGFAVTLGRIDATALALYAGSIAWVIGYDTIYAHQDAEDDALIGIKSTALLFGTRTRQALTVFYGLAVVLISVALALAGAGFPAWIGLAAFAGHLIRQILRLQIGDPALCLRIFKSNRDAGLLLFAGLLVDAVLKANV